One part of the Sorangiineae bacterium MSr11954 genome encodes these proteins:
- the cysE gene encoding serine O-acetyltransferase: MLGRAVRWIRDIPRKFAVIREDVQAVCNNDPAARSPFEVILVYPGLHALWFHRVAHHFWASGFYLPGRVVSHVNRFVTGIEIHPGARIGRRVVIDHGMGVVIGETAVVGDGCLLYKGVVLGGTTLTHEKRHPTLGKNVVVGSNACILGAIEIGDFARIGSGSVVIRPVPADATVVGVPARVIVPAKHRFDAALDHANLPDPISDMIRALAAQNERLRERLSRIEARLDLDHDERDNNVHLPYEGDELPPLDGG, encoded by the coding sequence ATGCTAGGTCGTGCTGTTCGCTGGATCAGAGACATTCCCCGCAAGTTTGCCGTCATTCGCGAAGACGTCCAAGCGGTGTGCAACAACGATCCGGCCGCCCGCTCGCCCTTCGAGGTCATCCTGGTGTACCCGGGGCTGCACGCCTTGTGGTTCCACCGGGTGGCGCACCATTTTTGGGCGTCGGGCTTCTACCTCCCGGGCCGGGTGGTGAGCCATGTGAACCGGTTCGTGACGGGCATCGAGATCCATCCGGGCGCGCGCATCGGCCGCCGGGTGGTGATCGACCATGGAATGGGCGTGGTGATCGGCGAAACGGCGGTCGTGGGCGATGGGTGCCTCCTCTACAAGGGCGTGGTGCTCGGCGGGACCACGCTCACCCACGAGAAGCGCCACCCCACCTTGGGCAAGAACGTCGTGGTGGGCTCCAACGCGTGCATCCTGGGCGCCATCGAGATCGGCGACTTCGCGCGCATCGGCTCCGGCAGCGTGGTGATCCGCCCCGTTCCTGCCGACGCCACCGTGGTCGGCGTGCCGGCGCGGGTCATCGTCCCGGCCAAGCACCGCTTCGACGCGGCGCTGGACCACGCGAACCTGCCCGATCCCATCAGCGACATGATCCGCGCCCTGGCCGCCCAGAACGAGCGGCTGCGCGAGCGCCTCTCGCGCATCGAGGCGCGGCTGGACCTCGATCACGATGAGCGCGACAACAACGTTCACTTGCCCTATGAGGGAGACGAGCTTCCGCCGTTGGATGGGGGATGA
- a CDS encoding NUDIX hydrolase, which yields MKSPPFVLEPPRIQKWNLSASRTEGSYRVFDVLHHQVTDHLGASRRDVYTMTCPDWCNVVAVTPDDRVVLIWQYRFGSDALSLEVPGGVIESSEAPELGARRELLEETGYTAPSWELLTTVEPNPALSNNRCHMFLARGAQPTHPTAFDDQEECEVVLVPAAQIAELLDQGRITHALAVLALERFLRSARP from the coding sequence ATGAAATCACCGCCCTTCGTGCTCGAGCCCCCGCGCATCCAAAAGTGGAACCTCTCTGCCTCGCGCACCGAGGGAAGCTACCGAGTGTTCGACGTGCTGCATCATCAGGTCACCGACCATCTCGGCGCCTCGCGTCGCGACGTTTACACGATGACCTGCCCCGACTGGTGCAATGTCGTGGCCGTAACCCCCGACGATCGCGTCGTTCTCATCTGGCAATACCGCTTTGGAAGCGACGCCCTGAGCCTGGAGGTGCCGGGCGGTGTGATTGAATCGAGCGAGGCGCCCGAGCTCGGGGCGCGCCGGGAGCTCCTCGAGGAGACCGGTTACACCGCACCGAGCTGGGAGCTCCTGACGACGGTGGAGCCCAACCCGGCGCTGTCGAACAACCGCTGCCATATGTTCCTCGCCCGCGGAGCCCAGCCCACGCACCCCACTGCCTTCGACGATCAAGAGGAGTGCGAGGTCGTCCTCGTCCCCGCCGCCCAGATCGCCGAGCTCCTCGATCAGGGCCGCATCACCCACGCCCTGGCGGTGCTCGCCCTGGAGCGCTTCCTTCGAAGCGCCCGCCCGTAA
- the smpB gene encoding SsrA-binding protein SmpB: MTKKKAAATADGEKLIVKNKKAYFDYAVEDHFEGGLVLLGGEVKSLRDGRVEMVDAFASVERGEIWLKQLTIAPTEQARAFPHEPRRPRKVLLHAREIDQIGKRIQREGYTMIPLRIYFKNGFVKVELGLAKGKKTLDKRQDIARKSADREARAAIGRGRKGNE, translated from the coding sequence ATGACCAAGAAAAAAGCTGCAGCGACCGCCGATGGGGAGAAGCTCATCGTCAAGAACAAGAAGGCGTACTTCGACTACGCCGTGGAGGATCACTTCGAAGGTGGCTTGGTGCTCCTGGGCGGTGAGGTGAAATCCCTCCGCGACGGGAGGGTCGAAATGGTCGACGCCTTCGCCAGCGTGGAGCGCGGTGAAATCTGGCTCAAACAGCTGACCATCGCGCCCACCGAGCAGGCGCGCGCCTTTCCGCACGAGCCGCGCCGGCCGCGCAAGGTGCTCCTGCACGCGCGCGAGATCGATCAAATCGGCAAGCGGATCCAGCGCGAAGGCTACACGATGATCCCCCTTCGCATTTACTTCAAGAACGGCTTCGTCAAGGTGGAGCTGGGCCTCGCCAAGGGCAAGAAGACGCTCGACAAGCGGCAAGACATCGCGCGCAAATCCGCCGACCGCGAGGCGCGCGCGGCCATCGGCCGAGGGCGCAAGGGCAACGAATGA